Proteins encoded within one genomic window of Oncorhynchus masou masou isolate Uvic2021 chromosome 1, UVic_Omas_1.1, whole genome shotgun sequence:
- the LOC135505564 gene encoding foot protein 1 variant 1-like: protein MMLESYLATQSWITGSTGGTTVQPLAHYQPGRQPQPTISLADSPLSAWQTAPAHYQPGRQPQPTISLADSPNPLSAWQTAPAHYQPGRQPQPTTSLADSPLPAWQTAHYQPGRQPTTSLADSPLSAWQTAPAHYQPGRQPQPTTSLADSPNPLPAWQTAPTHYQPGRQPQPTTSLAVSPSPLPAWQTAPAHYQPGRQPQPTTSLADSPSPLPAWQTAPAHYQPGRQPQPTTSLADSPSPLPAWQTAPAHYQPGRQPQPTTSLADSPNPLPAWQTAPTHYQPGRQPQPTTSLADSPSPLPAWQTAPAHYQPGRQPQPTTSLADSPSPLPAWQTAPAHYQPGRQPQPTTSLADSPNPLPAWQTAPAHYQPGRQPQPTTSLADSPNPLSTWQTSSTQ, encoded by the coding sequence atgatgttggagtcgtacttggccacgcagtcgtggataacagggagtacaggagggaccaCAGTCCAACCCCTAGCCCACTATCAGCCTGGCAGACAGCCCCAACCCACTATCAGCCTGGCAGACAGCCCACTATCAGCCTGGCAGACAGCCCCAGCCCACTATCAGCCTGGCAGACAGCCCCAACCCACTATCAGCCTGGCAGACAGCCCCAACCCACTATCAGCCTGGCAGACAGCCCCAGCCCACTACCAGCCTGGCAGACAGCCCCAACCCACTACCAGCCTGGCAGACAGCCCACTACCAGCCTGGCAGACAGCCCACTACCAGCCTGGCAGACAGCCCACTACCAGCCTGGCAGACAGCCCACTATCAGCCTGGCAGACAGCCCCAGCCCACTATCAGCCTGGCAGACAGCCCCAGCCCACTACCAGCCTGGCAGACAGCCCCAACCCACTACCAGCCTGGCAGACAGCCCCAACCCACTACCAGCCTGGCAGACAGCCCCAACCCACTACCAGCCTGGCAGTCAGCCCCAGCCCACTACCAGCCTGGCAGACAGCCCCAGCCCACTACCAGCCTGGCAGACAGCCCCAGCCCACTACCAGCCTGGCAGACAGCCCCAGCCCACTACCAGCCTGGCAGACAGCCCCAGCCCACTACCAGCCTGGCAGACAGCCCCAGCCCACTACCAGCCTGGCAGACAGCCCCAGCCCACTACCAGCCTGGCAGACAGCCCCAGCCCACTACCAGCCTGGCAGACAGCCCCAGCCCACTACCAGCCTGGCAGACAGCCCCAACCCACTACCAGCCTGGCAGACAGCCCCAACCCACTACCAGCCTGGCAGACAGCCCCAGCCCACTACCAGCCTGGCAGACAGCCCCAGCCCACTACCAGCCTGGCAGACAGCCCCAGCCCACTACCAGCCTGGCAGACAGCCCCAGCCCACTACCAGCCTGGCAGACAGCCCCAGCCCACTACCAGCCTGGCAGACAGCCCCAGCCCACTACCAGCCTGGCAGACAGCCCCAGCCCACTACCAGCCTGGCAGACAGCCCCAACCCACTACCAGCCTGGCAGACAGCCCCAGCCCACTATCAGCCTGGCAGACAGCCCCAGCCCACTACCAGCCTGGCAGACAGCCCCAACCCACTATCAACCTGGCAGACATCCTCAACCCAGTAG